The region ACACCTGTTTGCATGAGAATTTTCTGCATATACCTCCCTTATCCCTCCATCCAACAACATCATTCAAAttagaatcaatacaaaacataggAGCTTCAGTCAATCCAGGAAACTTATTAACCCATTCAACCGGCCATGAATAAGAATCAAGCTCAAGAACATCACAAACTAAAGCAGAATCACTAAGATCATTACTAATCCACTCTCTCCTAGGGATAATAGTACAAAGAATACCTATAggatgccaccaatcatgccataaagaAGTGTTCCTCCCATTACCCACACATGAAATAACATGAGGCCTAATAGTTTTCCTtatctccaaaaatctcttccatgTCCAGTTCATACTCTTTTTCTGCagaatatcccaaaaattcctGCTGCCTATATAATTGATTCTAACCCACTGCACCCACAGGGAATTTTTGTTATTAACCACATTCCAAACATGTTTAGCAAGTAAAGCATCATTCCATTTCCTCAAATTCTTTATTCCCAGCCCACCATACTCCTTAGGTTTGCAAATTTCAAGCCACTTAACTTTAGCTTTCCCTTTAACTATCTCACCATTAGCCCATAAAAAACTCCTGCACATCTTTtcaatctcattaatagtagcaattggaattttaaaaatagaagcccaataaacatgaataGAAGTTAAAACCGAATTAATGAGTTGCAATCTGCCAGCAAAAGATAAGGTTTTACACTTCCAATTGAAAATTCTCAACTTAATCTTTTCAATCAGCTTTTTACAATCTCTATCAAACAATTTAGTAACACACATAGGAACCCCCAAATATTTAAATGGAAATTTCCCAACTTCATAAGGAAGAATACCCAAAATAATCCTTCTCATATTAGGCTTAACACAACTGAAATAAATCTGACTTTTTTCCATACTAACCTTCAGCCCTGAAATCTTATTGAAATCATCAAGGGCATTCCTTATAATTCTCGCCGAATTCCCATTACCATAAGAAAAAATTAACAAATCATCAGCAAAACATAAATGGGAGATTTTGAGGCTCAAACACTTACTATGGaacttaaaattcaaagaatCTTCAATGAGTTTACCCATAATAATATTGAAAACCTCCATAACTATAGTAAATAGGTAAGGAGATAAAGGATCTCCCTGTCTAAGCCCACGCTTTCCTTCAAAATACCCATgatcttcaccattaaaattgaGCATGAACCACGGGGAAGAAACACAAGCCATAATCCATTTAACCATGACTGGATGAAACCCAAATCCCTGCAGAACTCTATTAAGAAAATCCCAATCCACCGTATCATAAGCCTTTTGTATATCAATCTTTATCGTACATTTAGGGGTACCTCTCTTTTTTTTGTACCGCACCATCAACTCCTGAGCAAGAAGAATAttgtccaaaatagatctaccagGAATAAAAGCTGATTGGTTATTACTTACAATATCACCCAAGCAATTTCTAATTCTATTCACTATAATCTTACTgatacacttataaaaagtgttacaGCAAGCTATAGGTCTAAAATCAGAAACTTTCCTCGGAACCTCAACTTTAGGGACCAGAACAATTCTCGTGGCATTAATCCCATTCAAAAATTTACCAGTCCAAAAAAATTCTCTCACAGCCTTACAAACATCTGGACCAACAATACTCCAAGAACTTTTAAAAAATTTCGAAGAATACCCATCAGGCCCAGGGGCACGATTGTCATCTATGTCAAAACATCGCCAATTTAATTTCTTCATCAGTAACCACTCTAATCATATCAACAGCCACCCTACTGTCCAATTTTTTAGGAAAAAACTCATCATTTAAGCCAGCCAAATCAGTATCATCCTTACATCCCAAAAACTGATTAAAATGAGACACAAATTTCTCTATCATAGCCTTCCCACTCACCCAACGACCATCTTCATTCAGAACCATCTGAATACGATTATTGATACCTCTGCTTTTAACAATTTTGTGGAAGAATTTAGAATTATTGTCCCCATCCTGTAACCAATTGATTTTAGCACGCTGAGCAAGAATCTTTTCTTCATCATTACAAGCAATATTAAAATCTAAGAGAATATTAGCATGCTCTTCCCTAATCTTGCAATCAAAAGGATTATTGTCAATATCTTGTTGTTTACACTCCAAATcctttcttaacttctgaattctTTTTCCAGCTCCCCAATATTTATTACACATCTCCCTACAATGTTTTTTGAGAATCTTCAACTTTTGTGtcactttaaacataaaataaCCATCAATATTCTTATCCCAAATCTCCTTAACCAAAGGGAGAAATTCCTCCTTCTCAGAGATAAAATTCGCAAATCTAAAAGAAGGTTTCCACTTCACTTTGTTACCAGGAAAATTTAAAATAGCAGGGCAATGATCCGAGTTTCTGTATGGTTTAAAGACAGCATGAGCAAGAGGATGGTTCAACATAAATTTTTGATTAACCATAACTCTATCAAGCTTCTTCAACAGCCCCATATTACCCATAGGGGTTTTGTTCCATGTAAACTGAAACCCATAAGACTTCAAGTCCTCCACTTCTATAAAACTCAAACAATCAACAAAATCTTCAACTCCTTTAGGAGTTCTAGAACAGCTTTCAGAATATTCCGAAGGTTTTAAAGCAACATTAAAATCACCTAATAATCCCCAAGCTTCCCTATTAACAACCAAACTATGTTTTTTCAAATTATCCCAAAGTAATCTTCTTTCAATATAATTCGAAGCAGCatatataaaagacaaatacatgcCAATATCCGAATTACACAATTTAACATAACAATGAATAACCTGTTTGGATTGAGAAAGCAGAATCACATCAAAAAGTCTCGGATTCCACCCCACTATTATTCTAGTACCAGCttcacaactattattattagagATCCAATCCCACTGCCCAAAAGTCTTAGCACAAACACTCTTGAGATTTAAGATTTTGACATGAGATTCAATCACAGCGCAAATACCAAGGTTATTACACCtaataacatcaataacctcCTTCTGCTTAACAGATTTATTCAATCCCCTAACATTCCAAGCACCAACAGACATCATTgggaaaaaatagaatttttggcATTTACCTCCTCAAATGCCTGAGAACTCCCCATCTTACTGCTATTATTATCCGACTCCAACTTATCTTTATTCACTTTATTACTTTCATTTTCTTTCTTCTTCCCCTCTCCCTTGATTGAAGAAATCAATTTGTTATTCTTGCTTTCATTAGAACCCATTTCAGCTTCACCACTATCAACATTTTGATTAGCACCTGTCTTCTCAATCTTATCATCCTCTTCCATTTTATCCAAAACTTCCTCTTCAATCTCTCCCAATATTTCAAAACTGTTTTTATTACTTAATCCCTCCCCTGTTACATCCTCACTACCAAAACTAAAATTGCCCATCTCTGTCTTATTATTCTTTTTAACTACAGCCTCCTGCTTATTATTCTCCTTCAACCCCCGACTACCTATAACATCCTGCCCATTAACAAACTTCTCATAATTTCTGTTCTTTTCTAAATTCCAGTGACTTACTCCTTTATTACTCCAATTCCAATTTTGCCCTTTACCATTTCCACCTCTGTTCCCATTATTGCCTTTAGAGAAAATACCCCTTTTCCAATTCCCATTCTTCCCATTATTCTTCATATTATTCAATTGATTATAACCCTCTTGAGCCTTGCTAGTGCCTTCACCATCAGTGTTACCCTTAACCTTTTTATATTTAACTTCTGTGAAACCATCCCCATTAACAACTTCCTTCCCTTTATTA is a window of Lactuca sativa cultivar Salinas chromosome 1, Lsat_Salinas_v11, whole genome shotgun sequence DNA encoding:
- the LOC128128163 gene encoding uncharacterized protein LOC128128163 — encoded protein: MSVGAWNVRGLNKSVKQKEVIDVIRCNNLGICAVIESHVKILNLKSVCAKTFGQWDWISNNNSCEAGTRIIVGWNPRLFDVILLSQSKQVIHCYVKLCNSDIGMYLSFIYAASNYIERRLLWDNLKKHSLVVNREAWGLLGDFNVALKPSEYSESCSRTPKGVEDFVDCLSFIEVEDLKSYGFQFTWNKTPMGNMGLLKKLDRVMVNQKFMLNHPLAHAVFKPYRNSDHCPAILNFPGNKVKWKPSFRFANFISEKEEFLPLVKEIWDKNIDGYFMFKVTQKLKILKKHCREMCNKYWGAGKRIQKLRKDLECKQQDIDNNPFDCKIREEHANILLDFNIACNDEEKILAQRAKINWLQDGDNNSKFFHKIVKSRGINNRIQMVLNEDGRWVSGKAMIEKFVSHFNQFLGCKDDTDLAGLNDEFFPKKLDSRVAVDMIRVVTDEEIKLAMF